A genome region from Lucilia cuprina isolate Lc7/37 chromosome 3, ASM2204524v1, whole genome shotgun sequence includes the following:
- the LOC111675238 gene encoding uncharacterized protein LOC111675238 yields the protein MEAQQQTPAEVREVLNKYLELFQQNSIEFKYFLAPNSVIDWYGRTIRGANKIHDYLRHEIHNNFDHTEFLEPHKCAPIETKTSHMRTKIISTKPIDLVHPINRVPDMVPLKSYADSDVEDNELPETSEFAAAIINNQRKTPEKCTSTLIEDLTPPASATKEEKPNEEEKEVVQIEQATVEELNKPVRSLKRTHSGRFSYLRRLPTAPSTSKRVSKDYKGIRTLLDDSSSEDDDLETMEALYTPLRYIEVKGIMRNRSATTSRQRSALWRDCNQLETHLRISYRRKLEDNQLQFALIIYESCNPTPTITKRNLMTQFSMTEPNEDNDNVVTQIEPEYSEEMVVESVLHEPVLIEPHTVTTTGTLLGTTDDPFNEDEEGSLETLSVSHMRTPTKFTHTPPATPKRKPRSLFQSASGLKRLNNSPTAPTPKRSAARSLRL from the exons ATGGAAG CTCAACAACAAACTCCTGCTGAAGTTCGTGAGgtgttgaataaatatttggagTTGTTTCAACAGAATAGcattgaatttaaatattttctcgcTCCAAATAGTGTAATCGATTGGTATGGCCGCACCATACGTGGAGCTAACAAAATTCATGATTATTTAAG ACATGAAATACACAATAATTTTGATCACACCGAATTTTTGGAACCTCACAAATGTGCTCCCATCGAAACCAAAACCAGTCACATGCGCAC cAAAATCATATCTACTAAACCTATTGATCTAGTACATCCTATAAATCGTGTACCAGATATGGTACCTTTAAAATCCTATGCCGATAGTGATGTAGAAGATAATGAGTTGCCTGAAACCTCGGAATTTGCTGCTGCCATTATAAATAATCAAAGAAAAACTCCGGAAAAATGTACTAGTACATTAATCGAAGACTTAACGCCACCAGCTAGCGCTACAAAGGAAGAAAAACCTAACGAGGAGGAGAAGGAGGTAGTTCAGATAGAACAAGCAACAGTTGAAGAATTGAATAAACCGGTGAGATCTCTAAAACGTACACATTCAGGACGTTTTAGCTATTTAAGACGTTTACCCACTGCACCCTCTACCAGTAAACGGGTGAGTAAGGATTATAAAGGTATACGTACCTTACTAGATGATTCATCCAGTGAAGACGATGATTTAGAAACAATGGAGGCTTTATATACCCCTTTAAGGTATATAGAAGTCAAGGGTATTATGCGCAATCGTAGTGCAACAACATCACGTCAACGTAGTGCTCTCTGGCGTGATTGCAATCAATTGGAAACACACCTGCGTATATCTTATCGTCGCAAATTAGAAGATAATCAATTACAATTTGCTCtaatcatttatgaatcatgTAATCCTACACCTACAATTACCAAACGTAATCTTATGACACAATTCTCAATGACTGAACCCAATGAAGATAATGATAATGTAGTTACACAAATAGAACCCGAATACTCTGAAGAAATGGTAGTAGAAAGTGTTCTACACGAACCGGTACTTATAGAACCACATACAGTTACCACAACTGGTACTTTATTGGGCACCACAGATGATCCTTTTAATGAGGACGAAGAGGGCTCTTTGGAAACGTTATCAGTATCACATATGCGTACACCTACGAAATTTACACATACCCCGCCGGCTACACCTAAACGAAAACCACGATCTTTGTTTCAATCCGCCTCGGGTTTGAAACGTTTAAATAATTCACCCACTGCACCTACGCCTAAGCGTAGTGCAGCACGTAGTTTAAGACTTTGA
- the LOC111675239 gene encoding chromosome-associated kinesin KIF4A isoform X3 — protein MGDLESVRVALRVRPLVPSEQARGCQVAVEKMDGANQVLVNNTDAFSFNFVFDWRDTQEQVYNLSVSDMLDKLFSGFNATILAYGQTGSGKTHTMGTAFDGALDENVGVIPRAMHDIFERIKKLSDEFEFVIKCSFMELYQEQLYDLLSEKSREESVIDMREDRNGILMVGLTEKEVFTAKETTDCLVKGSTGRAVASTAMNQQSSRSHAIFTVTLQATKKDESRAVTTSKFHLVDLAGSERSKKTGATGDRFKEGVKINQGLLALGNVISALGDGKGAGFVRYRDSKLTRLLQDSLGGNSVTLMIACVSPADYNVAETLSTLRYADRARKIKNKPIVNQDPHAAEINRLKGIIQKLRVELLTKGGAMTSSLTQDLETVGPVAPLMTTSMPTIMPSEEQNRKYKELQEKYRTLQKQWQMTLHDVTEHEMRAHIAEAAHENLKQKAGEMKSFVTELSKIKETPLYEEKLEETVMHISKLVEGLDEELCRAETEIMDHKRRSSASTTDHCEDEDNNVNVSEMQAIMQERTEAFTSKQMEINEQLRRINRELNLKEQLQQRITGNFSKFSTLDDDIEEKFKECEQKIQELEAEKSELLDKLRHVKENASAKLAEERRKRLQTLEQEISEMKRKNTQQAKLLKIREKETQKIKNLSSEIQAMKESKVKLVRAMRSEAENFRQFKMMREKELMQLKNKDRKMQNEMARKEALHNKQRNVLKRKCEEAMAINKRLKDALERQKVAQTQRQKMQSSKDATAASVKIDQVIACVERELEVIISLIDAERTLEQLMDDRGIISSRLGELKQQQPPPEPQSPAGMEIANLEEELEMRNAQISDLQQKVCANDIDTLIKSLGDNVHSLAEARAVFKYLLKSLVDMRREHSQLCDELRSQISTAEEKSNEAAKTLQQMKLEHEQAIAEYEEKISVALTPEQEQRLKLQEEQEKKIESLMIELENYKQLRENATNNNKKKGKTTTKLLSALTKFSDIIR, from the exons ATGGGTGATTTGGAAAGTGTAAGGGTGGCTCTAAGAGTACGCCCTTTGGTGCCTTCTGAACAGGCTCGCGGCTGTCAGGTGGCTGTGGAGAAAATGGACGGAGCTAATCAGGTGTTGGTCAACAATACCGATGCCTTCTCCTTTAATTTCGTATTCGATTGGCGTGACACACAAGAGCAGGTGTATAATTTGTCAGTGTCTGATATGTTAGATAAGTTATTCTCCGGTTTTAATGCCACTATCTTGGCCTATGGCCAGACTGGCTCTGGCAAGACTCACACTATGGGTACGGCTTTTGATGGTGCATTAGATGAGAATGTTGGTGTTATACCACGCGCCATGCATGATATTTTCgaaagaattaaaaaactttCCGATGAGTTTGAGTTTGTTATAAAGTGTTCATTTATGGAGTTGTATCAGGAACAGTTATACGATTTGCTGTCGGAGAAGTCACGCGAGGAAAGTGTCATTGATATGCGTGAAGATCGTAATGGTATTTTAATGGTGGGCTTAACGGAAAAGGAAGTGTTTACGGCTAAAGAAACTACCGATTGTTTGGTGAAGGGTTCAACGGGCCGAGCTGTGGCTTCAACCGCTATGAATCAACAATCTTCCAGATCTCATGCAATTTTTACGGTTACATTGCAGGCCACAAAAAAGGATGAAAg TCGGGCAGTTACTACTTCTAAGTTTCATTTGGTGGATTTGGCCGGTTCGGAACGTTCGAAAAAGACCGGTGCTACAGGTGACCGTTTCAAGGAAGGCGTTAAAATCAATCAAGGTCTCTTGGCTTTAGGCAATGTAATATCAGCCTTGGGAg ATGGCAAAGGTGCTGGATTTGTACGTTATCGTGACTCAAAACTAACTAGACTGCTGCAGGACTCATTGGGTGGCAATTCTGTTACCCTTATGATAGCATGTGTCTCACCGGCCGATTACAATGTTGCCGAAACACTAAGTACTCTACGCTATGCCGATCGAGCacgtaaaattaaaaacaaacccaTTGTTAATCAAGATCCTCACGCTGCCGAAATCAATCGTCTTAAAGGTATCATACAGAAATTACGAGTAGAATTGCTAACCAAGGGTGGTGCTATGACATCCTCCTTAACACAAGATTTGGAAACTGTAGGACCTGTAGCTCCCCTAATGACTACGTCAATGCCCACAATTATGCCCTCCGAGGAGCAAAATCGTAAATATAAAGAATTACAAGAAAAATATCGCACTTTACAAAAACAATGGCAAATGACTTTGCATGATGTGACGGAGCATGAAATGAGAGCTCATATAGCGGAAGCAGCCCATGAGAATCTTAAACAAAAGGCAGGAGAAATGAAAAGTTTCGTAACAGAATTATCTAAAATCAAGGAAACACCTTTGTATGAAGAAAAACTCGAGGAGACCGTTATGCACATAAGTAAATTGGTAGAAGGTCTTGATGAAGAATTGTGTAGAGCAGAAACAGAAATAATGGATCACAAACGTCGTTCCTCGGCCAGCACTACCGATCACTGTGAAGATGAAGACAATAATGTAAATGTCTCCGAGATGCAAGCCATTATGCAAGAACGCACCGAAGCTTTTACCAGCAAACAAATGGAAATCAATGAGCAATTGCGTCGCATTAATCGGGAGCTAAATCTCAAAGAACAGCTGCAACAACGTATAACAGGCAATTTTAGTAAATTCTCTACTCTAGATGATGACATTGaagagaaatttaaagaatGCGAACAAAAGATACAAGAACTTGAAGCTGAAAAGTCAGAACTTCTCGATAAATTACGTCATGTTAAAGAGAATGCTTCCGCTAAATTGGCCGAAGAAAGACGTAAACGTTTGCAGACCTTGGAGCAAGAAATTTCCGAAATGAAACGTAAAAATACCCAACaagcaaaattgttaaaaatacgCGAAAAGGAAacgcaaaaaattaaaaatctaagcAGTGAAATACAAGCCATGAAAGAATCCAAGGTAAAGCTGGTGCGTGCTATGCGTTCGGAGGCGGAAAATTTCAGACAATTTAAAATGATGCGCGAAAAAGAGTTGatgcaattgaaaaataaagatcgtaaaatgcaaaatgaaaTGGCCCGCAAAGAGGCCTTGCACAATAAACAACGTAATGTGTTAAAGCGTAAATGTGAAGAAGCCATGGCCATTAATAAGAG ACTGAAAGATGCTCTTGAAAGACAAAAGGTGGCCCAAACTCAACGGCAAAAGATGCAATCCTCTAAAGATGCTACGGCTGCCTCAGTGAAAATTGATCAGGTTATTGCCTGTGTTGAACGCGAACTAGAGGTAATTATATCCCTTATTGATGCTGAACGTACACTTGAACAATTAATGGATGACCGTGGCATAATTAGCAGTCGACTTGGAGaattaaaacagcaacaaccacCCCCCGAGCCCCAATCACCAGCCGGTATGGAAATTGCCAACTTGGAGGAAGAACTCGAAATGCGAAACGCCCAAATTTCCGACCTCCAGCAGAAGGTATGCGCTAACGATATCGACACCCTTATCAAGTCACTCGGCGACAACGTTCATAGCTTAGCCGAGGCACGGGCTGTGTTCAAGTATCTGTTGAAATCTTTGGTCGACATGAGACGTGAACATTCACAACTCTGTGATGAGCTGCGATCACAGATCTCTACGGCCGAAGAGAAGTCAAATGAGGCAGCCAAAACATTGCAACAAATGAAACTTGAACATGAACAGGCCATAGCGGAATATGAAGAAAAGATATCGGTAGCGCTGACGCCCGAACAGGAACAACGTTTGAAGTTACAAGAGGAGCAAGAGAAAAAGATTGAATCACTTATGATTGAACTGGAGAATTACAAACAATTGCGTGAGAATGCtacaaacaataataagaaaaaggGAAAAACTACGACCAAG CTTTTATCGGCTTTAACTAAGTTTTCTGATATAATACGATGA